Part of the Peromyscus maniculatus bairdii isolate BWxNUB_F1_BW_parent chromosome 23, HU_Pman_BW_mat_3.1, whole genome shotgun sequence genome is shown below.
GCTATTCCATCTGCATACAAGGTGCCATCCCCCTGTATAGCCCTGAGACCTATGACTGAGAAATCTTTGTGCAGCCCgagattcctggaactggctgagatacatccaagcctgtcAGTTCAgggtttacagcagtgtgaaaCCTCACCTGACTAAAGAAGACTCTCAGAGTGAAGCTGAAAttggattttattcataaaaatacattcattttactcaatggggtCTTTCAAAACAGTAGTCattatatacaatgtatagccTTAGGAAACTATTaaaacacaataacaaaaattaacaaaaccttaaactaaaatgaagaaaaccaaaatctaaagcataaatatcccaacatataaacaaaaaaaattaagcaaatttcaggatcctttggaatttcattatggaagagcaaatgaggtgaggaCCTAGCTTACTCTCTGaagtgaattatcttcagcaacactaGCATATGACATGGCatcagcttcagcactgcacgagagaatcttatgctttgggtgtggtctgtctggatggcagtgtgatgttaCCACAGTCTTCCTTTtcagatttccatcacatatAGAATCAGCTTGTCAAAACCCTTGGTAGGATGCtgacagaagaactcttgctcacccacatgtcttcttccatgttgttttgcccctcactggggccacgtactgatggatgtcagggttcttagtaatttgtgttgtatcctctgaatctcagactatttctgatacaatcttttctctCTGGGAATACTGAGCCAATGGATGTGGATCAGACTGTGGCTGGACtgcctgatggtaggttgatatgtgcctcactagtgagttcacagctgaaaagaggtggcattttctgagaaggccgtgaacctggagtgtagaatgttaTGCCTTtaaggtgtctctggcttcttccagccttctcagttttctgaagaggtgctgtCATGAAAAATCGGTAAAGAAAATaggattcagaaacagttttgcttgcCACTGTCAAGAACAATCAGGGCTTATTCATCCCTAGtgaacaaaagttaaggaaggaaacacaccccatgaataacctggctgctggggatgggactcaatggtggcttacttgcctggaacatagtgtttctgccccagcagctccatctgtaggaggctctcttcctgggctgtgttctgctccagttcctgctggaggttttcaatcctaggggaggaaggcagctggggcacaagcctggggggacctgccatgtcacCTTTTGAGCCCCCGCCAgctctactcagctagacaatcaagcattacctttcagctgagttcattccctgcttccccaagggaaaagggacagagagctactggacaggatttttttctcaccttttaaaaactgctagaaattgaactggaaaatacacactttGCTGGATTTGAAAAAAACAGCCTATTTCTCCAAtagtccaaagacatcattttggagaaatatcagtatgtcaAGGTCTGACAGGCACAGTTCAGGAAAGATGTAGCTGGCCTTCAGTAGATACAGGTGAATGTGAACTTCCTGGAAAATTCTATGCccgccctctagtggagcctacaccgCAATGCAGAGAAGTCTCTGGTTATTCCTAAAGCTCAGAACCCTGCATTGGGTTAACTTGtcagctcctactctgtttatgaccaagaGTAAATCTTCTCCTGGGAAACTGAaaaacactgcagagagcctgcagtcagcaggagtgtactgtatgcaaatctgcaaagggtggacacttctctctaaacgtgatgttcctgatggaatagatgcaggaggacacactttccttcatgatcaatgATCCTCCTTTCCAGGTTTCCTGCTGCCATGTGAATATTCgtggggagatctaatctaagagatgagatactcagagcatactagaggtctcagaagggaagaaggggtcAGAGTCCCCATGAGACCACAGAGagagcatattgcttcctggtcataattcctgttgactgagccagcaaCGACACTCTGAGGAGTTCTTtccctggctgtggctggcagctttgccaattgacaaaactcaaagagtacggagatccaggtacagcggacccactaggatccacctacttctggaagccagggctcctacctcatctgggacacagtgaagtgatgctgcagctttactgccaagtccctttgcctggtgaacagctccttctgcttcatcagggactgaagattttcctcaagtctttgatgttcctgttcattacaagattttttttaggGGAGGGCATCCTcaacatgtacataaacatgcacacatacacacacacattctatcaactatctatctatctatctatctatctatctatctatctatctatctatctatctatctccagcacacacatgtatatggatgcacacatacaagcacactaaaTTCCATCCATGCTTAGTTTCCCAGATGACACTAATAAGAGTAAGAAGAGATCACCTGAGATACCAGGAAGAAGAATgttacctttcattaacctacATCCGCTCTACCCATATTCCAGCCTAGAGTCAGGAAACACAGGATGCTTTGAGCTCAAGGATGTagagaagattgtgtacttttactcggttttgatcatttttcagtttattttagtttatatgtgcaggtgttcagcctgcctgtgtgtctgtataacacatgcatgcctgttgaTATGGAagaagaactcagtgggcagataagtcaatgtggtgcttgccttgaaatcctgtacacacacaggtgaacaccagggttccttgatctgtaatctaagctctcctagcaagttccccagtctgtgcattgaaggcttagttccccagcacaggaccaatGGATTgcagtggaccagccccttgctctcactcagtgcttcccggtgcctccaaggagggcagcttcctcctgaagAAGCTGTCTATACCAGAGGTTGCCTCAatttaggcccaaaggaatgagctcagaaaactagaaaatcactACAATCAGTagtctatattaacctttccttCAAATAAGAAGATTGTGTCACAGATTTCTTTGAGGAACAGAATGTTGACTAACTCACAGCCAAATAATTGCATATATTATTCCAAACTTAACAATATCCcaggaccacattgtatgtttgtacTCATCAATGATGGGTATCTGAATAGTTGTTAGTTGGGCTTTTCTGATAAGTCCTGCTGTATCCCTGTTGTCccctattctctgtggacaccactttccattctggaatcaatgctccACCCGAAGACtgcagttccactttctgaataattgtacaggcttctcacagggctgcaccattttacactactagcaatgtctgagagatctcatttctcccaactctccatcaggctgattttaactcaggatgaagaagtttggaataaaagcagattctgagtgctgcagaaacaacatggagtgggtacttGAGAGTATGGTGAGCCTAAGCAGTGCCCTGAGACAGCCtcatctcacacctcagcatagctgtgggacatctgctgggctgggatgcagccacaagcacctctgcagttcagaatttctctgagaataaagTCCAGGCAAAGCTCCTAGGACCAGGctagctgaaccaaggttaggcaaaggtgaaaggaaaatggcagcaggcgatgtggagaagaacaaaacaggatgcagggaagtcatcagtggtcagcctcctTTCATCCAGAACAGAGAAGGACACAACCCCTCAGGCAGCCTTTGTAGCCTCTTTCTCACCGTCATGgaccccattactttgtttttctccagaggatttctttgcagaaagataactctgcctctacaaatacctgaaaaactttTAGCTTGCATCAATTTTGTGGCCTTGCATGtgtagttagctgtgtggacatgcagagtGATGGGCAGCTCCATCTGTCCTTTGACTtaggcaaagtggtactaaccagattaggcacagtactttctcattgaaatccatctccatcattcttaaagatgttccattgttccgtgagagagtgaacatacacttagaggctcaaacacacattctcattccccaaacacacacataaaaacaacacaaacacacacctttcttgaatccagaaaggcaaggaagaagactagaatgttgcagTACCGTTTCTAATCCAGGGAAGGTAGTGGATCCTCCCTGCAgtctacaagcctcttagaccCAGCCATGCTCTTCTGTCCTGGCCTGAActaatttcccttcccagggaagttcttatcaccagactcactgatcatacagagaagtaacaacctctgcacaactgaaTTGGACCACACAAAACCAAGTCCTGGAGAAAAGGGTGGGACATGAAGCCTCCAGATAGATTTAAGTTGaaccatcatagtctcctcactaaacttacccagactcctccacagaagacattgacagcaccagagactagaagtcaccgattgtcattacccaacaacttttgaccagattacagtgcacattatatgaaaacagccccaggccAGTCAGTGGAAGGCTACTTAggtcatccacagcacttttctaAATTGCAGCACTCTATAAACTATGAGTTGGACTCTGCCCTAAGAGTGAGcttcaaaatgtcaggttccatgttgTAAAGCCAGTAGACAAAACAGACCTTCCCTGGGAAGTTACCTTTatgctgtgaaagaaaagaagtctactttttatttttaaggttgctccattgtttgatttttgatatTTATTACAAAAACGTGTgaattccaaagtaataaaaatgtttaaaaattaagagaaaccaactAATCCGTTCTCTTTCTGACCAAAGGAACCATTTAGCAatgagatgagacagaaaaacacaggatgctctaatgtgaggagacaggagatccaaagatctgtggctgTCCAGCTTAGCCAGAACAGGAATTtgaaggttcagtgagagaccctagctgaagggaataagggagaaagcaacagaggacactcaatgtcatcatcagaccttcTAAATCATCCACAGATGTATGCACCCTCAGAcaggcacactcatacacagacacacacccctcAAATCATCAGTGATCAGAAGAACACGGTGAGGAGGACATCACACAGTATGAGGATGACATTACCAGTTGGATTAAtactcctcacactagctgttatAGGTGAGTCCCACATTTCTGCATCATTTTGGACTAAAAATGCCTGGGGAAGCATGCTGTGTttctgcaggctatgttgatgcagttggctcaaatCTGCCACCCTGACCCCTGCCTGTTATAAGCccttgccacatccctggtcatccagtgagcttctgaatgtaagatccaggatgggagaactggccaatgcCACTCACAGCAAATAGTAGTGACAAACTGTTAATTTAGTTTCTTGAATTGTGAATCAAGAGCTTGGCCaagtaaagagaacaccatggcagtctgggaacaagagggtaaaaAGCCCCATGACATGCAAAAAGATGTCTATGAGCCCCAGTCATGTGGCTTTTTCAGGGggcgttcctccttccatgctgtttctgcctctgatctcacatgacccctgccaagcaaatgagacccagacccttaACCCgactcactcagatctctgtggctccATCATAGCATGGCTCCTCCCATACTGACATACAGGTTAGTGGTATATGATTGACCAGTCTCCCTCAATGAACTGTGGCTTCCAGCAGAGCAGTAGGGTTTGCTTGCTCTAAGAGGCTAACTCCCCAGAAAGACTTGTaaatgatcacagaagtgaactattggatgggatgggtcagTTGGATAAGTAAGTAGATagttacatgggtgtgtgcatatgtgtgtgtatggtcaaaCTGGTGGCCAGGTTGGCCCTgttgcttcaacctacctgcagctgcattgtccagaggtcatagatcttctcatgggcctcctcacagagcctctttgcctcctcacaggactcttgtagtaaaatctgctccccctgcagctttttcttgtcctctagcaacattctcactttttctttcagctgagtctgttcactcaggtgctgactgtagagggtgatgaaatatcacaagaaatgatGAGCTCCATCTCCATCTGCCACTCCTGCCTCCCgataccatgattcctgcaaggtcccatgtccccatccccaacagccctgggctggagccctCATTATCCATGGAAGCATCACTCAGGTGCAGtccaaagccagagaatagccaaattccagaaagatttacactacttctgaagaccctgacagcaaaagaGATCCATGTACCTATGAAGACTAGATCTGCTATGTCCCgcacacacaccctggtgcttaactgttcatagtattgggaaaacatgagcaggtagagggaaaccatgctctgagggagacagaagacccaTCTGGAATACATTCCATCTGTGTGTCCCATggaaaccagctctgtaagctcctgccagagccacagaaaccatggtgcaaactatgttttctgtctagaagttccagaagctgacCAGGAAAAGTTGGAAGGGGCTCTTCCACTCTTCacacttaggagaactcagtctaggaggcacaaaTCCATGagctataaggcaggctgcttgctaagaggtaaacagactagaacttcagccctcactttggttcaaaggtggagaagggaagaagatgctgtgggatgtctttctgtatgctgtgaatatgtattgctctcattggtgctgtgggatagtctgtatgtcaaattactctgattggtcaataaataaaacactgattggtcagtggctaggcaggaataataggcgggactaacagagaggagaagagaaagaacaggaaggcggtaGGAGTCACTGCaggccgccaccatgacaagcagcatgtgaagatgccaataagtcacaagccacatggcaaggtataaatttatggaaattgattaatttaagctataagaacagttaacaagaagcctgccatggccatacagtttgtaagcaatataagtctctgtgttttcttggttgtgtctgagcagctgtggtactggctggtgacaaagatttgtcctgactgtgggcaaggcaggaaaactctagctacacattggttaataaataagctgctttagaCTATGGCACATCaggcaggagccaggcaggaaaatccaggagagacaaagaagaaaggcagaggtggaggagatgccagccgcaacccaaggagcaacatgccagcagcctggcaatGCAGCCGCCATGTGGGAAAACACAGAataatagaattgggttaatttaagatgaaagagccagCTAGTCTGAAatttaagccattggccatacagtttgtaagtaatgtgtttctctgtgtgtttatttgggtcatttggctgcaggaggcaggtgggacagattcctcctgacagcaggtcaggcaggactagagaaacttcagacaacaagaagccGTCCTTACCAAGTTCTGGAGTCCACCCAGACAGGCACTCACCGGTAGATtttggtcttctcactcagctctgtacacttgtacaaggcctcactaatTTCCTTGGGTAATTTTATCACATCTGCCATATCCATCTTATGCTCTGTGATCTGCATCTCATGATcagaattcagcctgtggtagggcatagcCCCAGGAACAAAGAACCCTGTGAACACAGGCCTCAGGGACCCCATGAATTAAGGATGTATTTTGCACTACCTtagcccactggatgtcacaccctgaatccTATGTACTGGGAACTCCTGATGTGCAATAGACTTCCTACCCTGCCCCAGGGCCAGAaaaggctgggtgtcaacagggagggagactgacctacatgagctccctcagtaggccTGGAGGAGTAGACTAGCTCTCTATGTAGGCCCACAGGCATGGGCCTACATGAAATCTGTGAGGACAATTCCAATGTTGTTAGAATAGAAATGGTTTGTCCTTACAAAGATATCCAGAACTCATAATCAGTATTGGCTTTAGTAGGCATTGTCTCACagtataaggaacaagacaagagaggagcagggatggaCACCAGGCCTTCCAGTCACACACAGAAGGACCAAGTAGTaccaccaggcccttcaagctACTCCCAGAGCATCAAGCAAAAATATCTTGTCAAATAGAGAGACTCAGGTTAAACTCAGAGCACCCAGCATCTCCTACAAGCCAACACCTGTCAAGGtttcttgaaatgcatgttgtgatcttataccttactgcccctctctgtggattgtgattcaggccacaggctctggttttcattaggaggaatcagaacatctcactcctacaggcttcagttctgcctctcagatgcattcaggaaaatttgtTTGTGCAGGTCGCCCTGCAGGTGCAGCTTCCAGTGAcccaaggactgctggaattgacacagtAGGGTCACAACATTCACCAGAGAACAGGGCATCATGAATTCCtcttgttcaactcattgttgtaatTGGCCAGGAATTCACGCAGAtcattcctgtcattggtcaGCATCTatagctgaagtttcagtttttccacctggttcagctgctgctcctgttcagtgaggaagaagggtatGGACGATGCCTTCCTagcagtccctgtaggtacacaaacacatgtgaattTGTACAGATAAATGGCATAAGCCAAGAAGATCATGtagagtcccaagaggaggccagaggaagaggaaaagcctggaacccagtgaagccctTAAAGATCAGAATAGCTCTCCTTAAGCTGGGCCTCAtgagccatgtgtctgtctcccatcattatggctagatatatgcctcagccCTTACTGAAGCCCCCGTGGTCCTGAAAGACATAAACAAGGCCAGCcatgttgttttgaaattgtCATCTCATACCTGATATGATACAAAAAAGTCCAGGAGTACCTAGTGGTTTTCACCTCCCAGCACTGATAAACTGTGTCCACGACTAAAACGAACTGAATGTTTCAGACCTGGGTACCTGGATGGAAAGGTTCCTTCCTTCATATTTACATCAGATATAAAGTGCAACAACATCACATTCTGATAACGCATtagtggttctgggcctcctgttGCATTTTTTTGCCATGcagaatgaactgaaggaggttcctgcacagcagctgcagccttgaccaatcCTGGCCCTCTGAcaactaaccatcaggaatcctCCACCTTGGATCTGCCCTTTCGGAACCCGGACAAGCAGCATCggcccattgcttcatgatcacagctatgggaccccattactagaagttccatttctttttttttttttttttggtttttcgagacagggtttctctgtgtagctttgcgcctttcctgggactcacttggtagtccaggctggcctcgaactcacagagatctgcctgcctctgcctcccgagtgctgggattaaaggcgtgcgccaccaccgcccggctaccattTCTAACATCACCTCCTTCTTAGGAATCTAGGGCTttctctgccaatcagtgtgaTCAGTCGTGTCAAAATGTCAATTGGTGAACTCTATAAGCACTTAGTGAATGCCTCAATGGCAGctggcattgccacaacactggtgatttcacaggAAATACCACAGGCTCTCCAGGgaacaatagaatttccagagaatggactgttagggCCACTGCCAATGGTCATTACCTATCTGATAACAAGCTCTTCCATaattcaccaaaagccaagctgccctttccaggagcctttccTGAGACATAGAGGAAGGCCCTCtgcacctcctccttccaccccGGGATCTCTCTGactcattagaatctagttcattctaattcaatagttcatcatgtgtggagagcaaAACTCACTTTCTACACACCATCCAGGAATGGCTGTTCATCCTGATGATCGCCagctaataagatgagaaattaaggatgctaagaaattagctaaggacaatggggaaggaagatcagttccatGAAGTGTACAAGCACATTAGAGAAGATCCAATGGGCAGTTACAATGTATGGGAATGGTGacggattatgtgggtcctgtcagaacaatgatGAGTCACATAGGTAATGATGCAACTTTTGCCAAAACCTCCAGCAAAATACATTCCAACCATCATGATATTAGCAGAGGGGTTATCAGCCATTGAAAGGTATGACTGAAACTACCTAAGGACTGGGCATCCCCAGGTGAGCTTTCagtcaccaagaacaaatacttacaggaagagtcaTGTCCCAGTCCTGTactcaaggtagaggaaagaggactggctagtgagagggcaggaactcagaaaccttaggggtcactgacatgtggcaatacttggtggctcctgccctgccagtggttgttatttaaaatgtgagactctctagatctggccaggggactttactctccctgttattagtgacacaaaccaaaagaaatccagtgtgggtgaagtgcagggctggaactgaaacctctttagtccctctgtgcttccttcctactcagagtgaaagcagagggccctcaacagagcagctgcagccttgatcatccctggctctctacaatctgctcaattctgggtctgctcttgaagaactcagaggaccaggataggcccattgcttctcaaaAACTCTCCCCTCCTGATCCCCCCTCCTGgaaggatcagctgaagccttcctccttcaggagctcctcatccctttcccaggactcactgtgctttccccagaaccatttgtttcttggtgtgtgacatggagactgaaggccatccttcttctgcctccctctgatctccctgtgctcgccatcctgtcttccaagaatcctgttcagtctagtcagcatgtctgtaggtgaaacatgaaacactggaccaatgccccaatgacagttggtgttgccacaatactgctgacatcacatggaatgcctgGGCTCTCCAtgagacagtagaatgtccatgtgctgaagTCACATGGTCTAGCTATTTCATCCCTGCTTcatacctcacccaaaagtgacttgaaTCCAAGGCGCCATTTCCATGAACCTCTGTGgtcacaatggaagcctttaggtagATCCTCCTTCCAAAGTCAGAAAGCTAGCTTTCTGCTTCATTATAAACTTAATCTAagtgggccaggcggtggtggcacatgcctttaatcccagtactcaggaggcagaggcaggcagatctctgtgagttcaaggccagccttgactaccaagtcagttccaggaaaaggcccaaggctacatagagaaaccctgtctcgaaaaaaaaaaaaaaagaaaaagaaaagaaactttatctaagtgaagttgcatttcatatatttccttttttccctaaaTATTCTGTTTATATTACCATACCTTAAACCATTTTATCTTAGAccccatataaactttatttgtattcaaatcttatttagatttaatgttccatatttttatatcttaaactacttCCCAGGTCGAATACAGAATGTATTCAATCTTTCATGACatacttaagcctttaaatttttataaacatattacttcttaaaataccttttttttctatttaattcattgagTTATCCTCTGCTTGAAATTTGATCcagttttttcttatcttaaccaaTAATTTCTAACCAATTCCCTTAAATGATGGCTAGTATTTGTAACCATGCACAGAATGTAGCATGATCAAGCATACCCCACCTCACTGTAATAGTGCAACTAGCCCATCGTAAAGGATGAGGTCACCATCatgttgtgccacaatacacatatgcttgtttccatacaacacacacaaatatgtgcccacattcatacatttaagatCATGTGTTTATCTACACaattgcatgtgcacacacacacacacacacacacacacacacaaatatactttgaaattgaattaaatgtacaataaattggcataacaaaaaatcaaaaagaaacaaactttgtTGTATTGGCATacatgtgtatggtatgcatagCTATGAGTATAGTTATTCATGTTCATTATATATACATGAACATTATATATGTTCATgttttataagtatctatatggtatacatattGTGTAGAACCATATTTAACtgcatattcatgtgtatataaatataaagataaactgaaatcccaactcccagacaccagccaaggaagcagcagaactttctgagtgCCCAGATTGCTGTGTTGGCTCTTTGCTGCCTCAAATATGAGtgcctgttttatatatatatatatatatatatatatatatatatatatatatatatatatatatatatgaaaggcatcattttttaattcacaactGAGGCACTGCATTTGCCTTATTAGAAAATATGTAACATGTAACTTTCAAAAAccagaaatatgagaaataaactttgctatcagtatctagaaatgaatatcaaaacTTCCTTCAATGCTTTTTTCTATACCTGCATATCATTTCAGTAGTTTAATATTAatcctatatttaatttttttctgtatttaattgTTTCTCCCCTGAATAATGCAGTGTTCAATATATATAAGTTATGAGGTATCATTCTCCATGATGGTAGTGGCCACTACTGTCTCTATCTAAAGCATCTTCTAGTTGCCTAGAAGTCGAGTTGTTAATTTCTTCATGTACTAGTTTATGGTTCTGTGTAGgcttaggaaacatttatttcaCTAGGCTTTGGAGACACAGAGGTAACTAGGGTGAGTAGCATGGGAAGGAGATAGTGGGGGTGGGCTGTCTGCATGTGTTGGGAAAGTTCTAGTTAAATGGGTGAAAGATCATGTCTGAGGTAATAGGAGGCAAAAAGGCAGAACACAAAGATAAAGGTATTACTGACTGCACGCTGTTACTCAGTGTAGAACAACAGATCAGCACTTCCCCACTGCATGAcacatggtgtcccagatttccactTAGCAAGGTGAATTGATTGACCTGGGCTTGCTCTGAAGTGATGTATGTCTACATAGAGGATACAggtctaaaagcatttgtaacaaatacaccTAAATGTACAAACCGTTACAAGGTATTCTGCATCTGAGCTGGTTTATGTAAGAGATCCATGCCCAAAGGGGGTCCAAAAGTAAAATTCTTCTTTGAGTTTATTGTCTTCTGTAATTATGTTAGAtacatactgtcttagttaggctttctattgctatgacaggacacaatgaccacagcaacaattataaaaggaaacattgaaTCAGGTGGCTTACTGTatctgaggtttagtccattatgatcatggcaggacatggaggcatgcaggcagacatggtgctggagaaggagctccatcttgatcccacaggcaacaaaaagtgctctgagacactaggcatggcatgagcataagagatctcaacaaccccctcccccacagtgacatacatcctccaaggccacactctctccaacaaagccacacatccgAATAGTGCCTCTtcctgtgagcttatgggagcttcttatattcaaattaacaaacctGCAAGATATCCTTAGAAGGCATAATGAAACAGTATTTTGGTGGTGCTAATAGAAGATGTTTTGTAGAGGagagtactttttttaaaatggagaatggtatCATTTGGTTCTACCAATC
Proteins encoded:
- the LOC143266811 gene encoding disks large homolog 5-like, with product MGSLRPVFTGFFVPGAMPYHRLNSDHEMQITEHKMDMADVIKLPKEISEALYKCTELSEKTKIYRQHLSEQTQLKEKVRMLLEDKKKLQGEQILLQESCEEAKRLCEEAHEKIYDLWTMQLQEHQRLEENLQSLMKQKELFTRQRDLAVKLQHHFTVSQMRIENLQQELEQNTAQEESLLQMELLGQKHYVPAPLQKTEKAGRSQRHLKGITFYTPGSRPSQKMPPLFSCELTSEAHINLPSGSPATV